In one Fusarium keratoplasticum isolate Fu6.1 chromosome 5, whole genome shotgun sequence genomic region, the following are encoded:
- a CDS encoding NACHT domain-containing protein, producing MATLESQGAPEPADSDPTRESISTRASTCESAFVQGLYLLDSNQAGQIYATGLRKLQTRFNNWTGYLGVFASGNGSLDQRLKRYPQHRDLVVFALNMLKDNLLQITAELSDQDSDDSSEEETDRREIEIEGVRMSINELDRLAIHIRQSSTSSLDARVKAFASRKAAEISFFETKAVLAVNALYPDAHESLRQHLSKSMVHRHTKLLYWKSHDKKLHNGSDTTQPKPVTQCGSIGFSLLSETVASDPASHPPILTKAMEPVQRRASATTVLETKAQFPKPPQFDDGDETAPCPLCRKVFQRHDFTNDVWWKSHMNEDLVPFVCVATSCLDSPNFTRRSEWRVHIEQDHSEFWQQNTAIPLHGENKTHRPSSQGASENSPICPLCCSSPLEEPERLRARKPQTSSESPKALQPGSKEASDGTSGKKTVRFDVPEQEESLADQGSPTTPPATPRLQMKPSKHMMMTNHIAGHLQFLALLTPRLSTKNLADGKDIDFASSQAPSGDSNSGERSTLGDEFQLEEGPNTQSIDIRESFSETNSVPVPEESIAPQDEDIPSTEPMDWALFSSLDPPHGGEEDRVIKHIRESLLKGAANRFAGTDLPAEASEAAENLVTLLRLGDDFTKLSDPVLFRKKLTRESLYQFFNTSLSSVDDGVYGTLANHCTEEVWGVGPFGGSFSRCVLFCLLLKCKRPLDILRLIVAGLSDFNLPLSTETLESLFPFWDNQVLGVFLKSYSTYGYEIWGHYRGYATDLRVVKAQFEDSAGSLPRGVHSWIFDDARFRKFLADPQPQLLWIHGTTGRGKTMLLCGIIDELRETTDNAISHSFFPSTNSGFKSATALVRELIHHLVVQRPWLLEYVRESDELFKKTLSGALTSLEDFSDVLRIMLGHASMTDTVFIIDDVHERTTEVGTLLKLIIHKLQIPSKWILASHSGISIIPRLDFREMGDFEEIDLNQARGQITQAISAYANYRVESLAARKHYKDSLKRNIYDYLVSNAYANFFWVSMPTRRSLKDRGATLFMTDLEPLSIGSPELINATWAELEADHHVGFKLSDDGDWTTCDGKQVLWLPPEFQASCSTVAGNVVVTAREDS from the exons ATGGCAACCCTGGAAAGCCAAGGGGCCCCCGAGCCTGCTGACTCTGACCCTACCAGGGAGTCTATTTCAACCAGGGCCAGCACCTGCGAGTCGGCCTTTGTCCAAGGCCTTTACTTGTTGGATTCCAATCAAGCGGGCCAAATATACGCAACGGGTCTACGCAAACTTCAAACGCGATTCAATAACTGGACAGGCTATCTTGGCGTCTTCGCAAGTGGAAACGGTAGTCTGGATCAGCGCCTGAAGCGTTACCCTCAACATCGCGATCTTGTCGTCTTTGCCTTGAACATGCTCAAAGACAATCTCCTGCAGA TCACAGCCGAGCTTAGTGACCAAGACTCGGACGATTCTtcagaggaggagaccgACAGACGAGAAATCGAAATCGAGGGCGTACGAATGTCAATCAATGAGCTTGACCGGCTTGCTATTCACATCAGACAATCCTCGACGTCATCTCTGGATGCTCGTGTCAAAGCATTCGCCTCGAGAAAGGCTGCAGAGATCTCTTTCTTTGAGACCAAAGCGGTACTGGCCGTCAATGCGCTCTATCCAGACGCCCACGAAAGCCTACGCCAGCACTTGAGCAAGTCCATGGTGCATAGACATACCAAGTTGCTATACTGGAAGTCTCACGACAAGAAGTTAC ACAACGGAAGCGACACCACCCAGCCAAAGCCTGTAACTCAGTGTGGTTCTATCGGGTTCTCGTTGCTGTCCGAAACTGTAGCATCAGACCCTGCCTCCCATCCACCGATTCTaaccaaggccatggagccAGTTCAGCGGCGAGCTAGCGCAACCACCGTCCTGGAAACTAAGGCACAGTTCCCTAAGCCACCTCAGTTtgatgacggggatgagACCGCTCCCTGTCCTCTCTGTCGAAAGGTCTTCCAGAGGCATGACTTTACCAACGATGTTTGGTGGAA GTCTCACATGAACGAAGACTTGGTTCCCTTTGTGTGCGTTGCAACTTCATGCTTGGACTCTCCCAACTTCACCCGCCGGTCTGAGTGGAGAGTCCACATCGAGCAAGATCATAGCGAATTTTGGCAGCAAAACACAGCCATTCCACTACACGGCGAGAACAAGACTCATCGTCCTAGCTCTCAAGGCGCATCTGAAAATTCTCCCATCTGCCCGCTATGTTGTTCCTCGCCACTCGAGGAGCCCGAACGACTCCGGGCCAGGAAGCCACAGACCTCGAGTGAATCGCCCAAGGCACTACAACCGGGGTCAAAAGAGGCTTCAGATGGTACTTCTGGCAAAAAGACTGTCCGATTCGACGTTCCCGAGCAGGAAGAGAGTCTAGCAGACCAGGGCTCGCCCACTACGCCACCCGCTACACCGAGGTTGcagatgaagccatcaaagcacatgatgatgaccaATCACATTGCTGGACACTTACAATTCTTGGCCCTTCTTACTCCGCGGCTGTCGACCAAGAATCTCGCGGATGGGAAAGACATCGACTTTGCCAGCTCCCAGGCCCCCAGCGGTGACTCTAATTCCGGCGAAAGGAGCACTCTGGGTGATGAATTTCAACTCGAAGAGGGACCAAATACTCAAAGCATTGATATCCGGGAGTCTTTTAGCGAAACGAACTCAGTCCCAGTCCCTGAAGAGTCGATAGCGCCACAAGACGAAGACATTCCTTCAACAGAGCCGATGGATTGGGCGTTATTCTCATCCCTAGACCCACCTCACGGGGGCGAGGAGGACAGGGTCATAAAACATATCAGAGAGAGTCTCCTGAAAGGCGCCGCAAACCGTTTCGCAGGGACCGATCTTCCCGCGGAGGCAAGTGAGGCCGCCGAGAACCTGGTGACGCTGCTGCGACTAGGAGACGATTTTACCAAACTCAGCGACCCTGTTCTATTCAGGAAAAAACTGACCCGAGAGTCTCTGTATCAGTTCTTCAACACTTCATTATCCTCAGTCGATGATGGGGTCTACGGCACTTTGGCTAATCATTGTACTGAGGAGGTTTGGGGGGTAGGCCCCTTCGGTGGTTCTTTTTCTAGATGTGTGCTTTTCTGTTTGCTGCTTAAATGCAAGCGACCCCTGGATATTCTGAGACTCATCGTGGCAGGGCTCTCGGACTTTAACCTTCCTCTTTCTACGGAAACCTTGGAGAGCCTCTTTCCATTCTGGGATAATCAAGTTCTCGGCGTCTTTCTGAAGTCATACAGCACCTATGGGTATGAGATATGGGGACATTACCGAGGATACGCCACGGATCTCAGAGTCGTCAAGGCCCAATTTGAAGATTCGGCTGGTAGCCTTCCAAGGGGGGTGCACTCTTGGATCTTCGACGATGCACGCTTTCGAAAGTTCTTGGCTGATCCGCAGCCTCAGCTGCTTTGGATTCATGGCACTACAGGACGGGGCAAAACCATGCTACTCTGTGGGATCATCGATGAGCTTCGGGAGACCACCGACAACGCTATATCTCATTCCTTTTTTCCGAGCACCAATAGCGGTTTCAAAAGTGCCACAGCTCTGGTCCGCGAGTTGATTCATCACCTTGTCGTGCAACGGCCATGGCTCCTCGAATATGTCCGAGAGAGTGACGAGCTCTTCAAAAAAACTCTCTCTGGTGCCCTGACTTCCTTGGAAGACTTCTCTGATGTACTTCGGATCATGCTAGGCCATGCATCGATGACTGATACCGTCTTTATCATCGATGATGTACACGAACGCACCACGGAGGTGGGAACCCTTCTTAAACTCATCATCCACAAATTACAGATTCCTTCCAAATGGATCTTGGCGAGCCACAGCGGCATAAGTATTATACCACGGTTGGATTTCCGGGAAATGGGCGATTTTGAAGAGATCGACTTGAACCAAGCTCGGGGTCAAATCACCCAGGCCATCAGCGCATACGCCAACTACAGAGTTGAGTCCTTGGCAGCACGAAAGCATTATAAGGACTCGTTGAAGAGGAATATCTATGACTACCTAGTTTCCAACGCCTATGCCAACTTCTTCTGGGTGTCAATG CCCACCCGCCGCTCGTTGAAGGACCGAGGTGCCACTCTTTTCATGACGGACCTCGAGCCTCTATCAATCGGCTCGCCGGAACTCATCAACGCTACATGGGCCGAGCTAGAGGCAGATCATCACGTTGGTTTTAAACTCAGCGACGATGGCGACTGGACCACATGTGACGGAAAGCAAGTGCTGTGGCTTCCTCCGGAATTTCAAGCATCATGCTCTACAGTGGCCGGAAACGTGGTTGTAACTGCCAGAGAGGACTCTTGA
- a CDS encoding Peptidase-S8 domain-containing protein encodes MSFNNQSSTGGIEHTTEWILIRELRQSSHSFSPPGVVGNTGRTRTLKLRNAINDLELQIRRTFTILRFDLLLHLQNEVKGDAPKAQIYKDSRQDNSDEDTDDASSQSSAEPHVEDWPSHGLCQGFDSIQPSVGEARSRLEQLCKFLETRVNPNLSTPGQRDNRSAKYPRLTQLIETIKQLSSFPTTVDLIPTAGSKPKPFLFNVAEDEATAKAFVAFTDPSQKRPPKEVRNQMTADAKEMAQFFLSFNSFVDALQMSAGSLDVLAWEPTTKRLTSKESFASFSLLRKFQNQTEAACRAVLSHIGLCTHPKHQVLLQLPGWEEVSDWDSTKTTANLPVPLFFTMCFLEKKQALQRMQDDTEYGSLERWQHARMFFLQPEHAGIYREKKLCEALRFSHQRGMDLEFYVSEYSKPVVPAMVPIHIPSRMQQMRRYGKSFPSHSLWSLIEQGRLRKEMSFNLWWNTSCVGGNIDIEERKTLAIKLVLGLMLSLDSDHVFETWDPKQVHLLESVDTYTPFVSLPCNASCPSHQKTLSFSDKYSLGSIDDLDESEPSLQFVLLAKALLQIAEGDHLAGLGVNKDSSTVSWDAWNRFREAIEGYIRRATCGAEVDREVLPFLHAALGCLDFHTEYQSRLMENQSSQKMEAAWQLVFDTILIKIDDKLTLKSIIASTNPSFAQDPTPDPPPFPGHEVVQQAMSNSGNGTLQSSSNTTVAKRAPIRQPSLPSAEPSQPNIQLFDTNLAMGSSTAEEFWACLETFHKSYARFVNDRSTESGDETPRRVRIAVIDTGVDFGHAGIADAKEKGRIREEWCHSWVGADAKDEDDELHGTNCAYLLHKSAPEADIYIEKVFNQNAVRYYEAKNIAKAIEHAVSKWDVDIISMSFGLTRPASRDDGDEVKEQSALETYNNIVHEVEAAIRKAPPRLMFAAASNSGKNKPRAFPARDNPYVICVHASEGNGQDGGINPEIGSGFNFMTLGMGLDLMKRENIVKNRRALARYKRVVKSGTSFATPIAAGIAATVLDLAARVDEIDERVEEKLKRPEGMEKMLRLMSTPKGDVRDRMYYMAPWHHWTPGWEREERRRRWVWDTINLQFD; translated from the exons ATGTCCTTCAATAATCAGTCTTCTACCGGTGGTATTGAACACACTACCGAGTGGATTTTGATCAGAGAGTTACGCCAGAGCAGTCACAGTTTCAGCCCACCCGGAGTTGTTGGAAACACTGGCCGCACACGAACACTCAAACTCCGCAATGCCATCAACGACCTTGAGTTGCAGATTCGACGGACATTTACCATCCTTCGATTTGACTTGCTTCTTCATTTGCAAAATGAAGTCAAAGGCGATGCCCCAAAGGCACAGATATACAAGGATTCTCGCCAAGACAACTCGGACGAGGACACCGACGACGCGTCTTCACAGTCGAGCGCGGAGCCTCATGTCGAAGATTGGCCTAGTCATGGCTTATGTCAGGGTTTCGATTCTATCCAACCGTCAGTTGGGGAAGCACGGTCACGTCTGGAGCAGCTGTGCAAATTCCTCGAGACTCGAGTCAACCCGAATTTGAGCACTCCTGGGCAAAGAGACAACAGATCTGCCAAATATCCACGGCTCACACAGCTTATCGAAACGATCAAACAACTATCCTCTTTCCCTACCACAGTGGACCTCATCCCAACTGCTGGGTCTAAGCCGAAGCCGTTTCTCTTTAATgtcgccgaggatgaagccACTGCAAAGGCCTTTGTAGCTTTTACAGACCCAAGCCAAAAGCGACCCCCGAAAGAAGTCCGAAACCAAATGACTGCAGATGCTAAAGAAATGGCCCAATTCTTCCTTTCATTCAACAGCTTTGTCGACGCGCTGCAGATGTCGGCAGGCTCCCTGGATGTCCTCGCTTGGGAGCCTACCACCAAAAGACTGACCTCGAAAGAGTCTTTTGCTTCATTTTCTCTGCTTCGGAAATTCCAAAACCAGACGGAAGCTGCCTGCCGTGCTGTGTTATCGCACATCGGGCTCTGTACCCACCCCAAACATCAGGTTCTGCTACAACTTCCGGGGTGGGAGGAGGTGTCTGATTGGGATTCGACAAAGACCACAGCGAACCTGCCAGTTCcgctcttcttcaccatgtGTTTTCTCGAGAAGAAACAAGCCCTGCAGAGAATGCAAGACGACACAGAGTATGGTTCGCTTGAAAGATGGCAACATGCTAGAATGTTTTTTCTGCA GCCAGAGCACGCTGGGATTTACAGGGAGAAAAAACTCTGCGAGGCACTCAGGTTTTCGCATCAACGCGGGATGGACCTGGAGTTCTACGTGTCCGAATATTCCAAACCTGTTGTTCCAGCTATGGTGCCAATTCATATACCGTCAAGAATGCAGCAAATGCGAAGATATGGGAAAAGCTTCCCAAGTCATAGTCTATGGAGTCTAATCGAACAGGGCCGACTCAGGAAGGAAATGTCTTTCAACCTATGGTGGAACACTTCCTGCGTGGGTGGAAATATTGATATCGAAGAGCGCAAGACCCTGGCCATCAAGCTGGTTCTCGGCTTGATGTTATCTTTGGACTCAGATCACGTTTTCGAGACCTGGGATCCCAAGCAGGTTCACCTTTTGGAATCTGTAGACACATACACGCCTTTTGTTTCCCTTCCTTGCAACGCAAGTTGCCCCAGTCATCAGAAAACCCTCTCCTTTTCTGATAAATACTCATTGGGAAGCATTGACGACCTTGATGAGTCGGAGCCTTCTCTCCAGTTTGTGCTACTGGCCAAGGCTCTACTGCAAATCGCCGAGGGGGATCATCTCGCTGGCTTAGGAGTGAACAAAGATTCCAGTACAGTCTCTTGGGATGCATGGAATCGGTTCCGAGAAGCGATCGAAGGCTACATCCGAAGAGCAACTTGCGGGGCAGAAGTCGATCGCGAGGTATTGCCCTTTTTACATGCCGCCCTGGGCTGCCTGGATTTCCATACCGAGTACCAGAGCCGCTTAATGGAGAATCAGTCAAGTCAGAAGATGGAAGCCGCGTGGCAACTGGTCTTTGACACCATTCTCATCAAAATTGACGACAAGTTGACTCTGAAGAGCATAATCGCCTCTACCAATCCATCTTTCGCCCAGGATCCAACGCCAGACCCTCCACCTTTTCCCGGACATGAAGTTGTTCAGCAGGCCATGTCTAACAGTGGCAATGGTACTCTCCAGAGTTCTTCGAACACCACTGTTGCCAAGAGAGCTCCGATTAGACAGCCTTCTCTACCATCCGCCGAACCGAGCCAACCCAACATCCAATTATTTGACACTAATCTGGCGATGGGATCTTCGAC TGCGGAGGAGTTTTGGGCATGTCTTGAAACATTCCACAAGTCTTACGCGCGTTTCGTGAACGATCGCAGCACAGAGTCTGGAGACGAAACTCCACGAAGAGTCCGCATAGCAGTCATTGACACTGGAGTTGACTTTGGTCATGCGGGAATAGCGGATGCCAAGGAAAAGGGCCGTATCAGGGAGGAGTGGTGTCACAGTTGGGTTGGTGCCGATGCAaaggacgaagacgatgagtTGCACGGAACCAACTGCGCCTATCTTCTGCACAAGTCAGCCCCCGAGGCTGATATATATATCGAAAAGGTGTTCAATCAGAATGCTGTGAGGTATTATGAAGCTAAGAACATAGCCAAG GCCATCGAGCACGCTGTAAGCAAATGGGACGTGGATATCATTTCCATGTCATTTGGGCTTACTCgtccagcttctcgagacgatggagacgaggtAAAGGAACAGTCGGCCTTGGAGACGTACAATAACATCGTGCACGAGGTCGAGGCGGCGATTCGAAAGGCCCCACCACGTCTGATGTTTGCAGCCGCTTCCAACAGTGGGAAGAACAAGCCACGGGCATTCCCAGCCAGGGACAACCCTTACGTGATTTGCGTTCATGCGTCAGAAGGGAACGGTCAAGACGGCGGCATCAACCCCGAAATTGGGAGTGGTTTCAACTTTATGACACTGGGGATGGGCTTGGACCTGATGAAAAGAGAGAATATCGTGAAGAATCGGAGAGCCCTGGCGAGATACAAGAGGGTAGTGAAGTCCGGAACGTCCTTTGCAACCCCCATCGCGGCGGGCATTGCCGCCACAGTCCTCGATCTCGCAGCCCGCGTCGATGAGATCGATGAAagggtggaggagaagcttaAAAGACCAGAAGGGATGGAAAAGATGCTGAGACTCATGTCAACGCCGAAGGGGGATGTGAGGGACCGGATGTATTACATGGCACCATGGCACCACTGGACACCTGGTTGggagcgagaggagaggagaaggagatgggtTTGGGACACGATTAACTTGCAATTCGACTAG